From Tripterygium wilfordii isolate XIE 37 chromosome 13, ASM1340144v1, whole genome shotgun sequence, the proteins below share one genomic window:
- the LOC120012643 gene encoding stemmadenine O-acetyltransferase-like, giving the protein MEIEIISRECIKPSSPTPQHLRTHKISLIDQFSAPLLGSVLLLYPPISQATSISISKRSQLLKQSLSKTLTLYYPLAGRFIDNLSIDCNDEGLCYTVVRVNCDLQDFFNQTDICKILPKVPKLLPRGITFGDQITTGGNVVMIHENVFACGGFAISLLFSHNVFDASCLMAFLKTWTAMAQGGVAIPPDFSCSYLFPQNTAFPQNPMASTFSSAFGREGNFVFRRFFFEGSIVRNLKSKATSSGVHNPTRVEVVLALLFRCVMSALKAKHGAQKSVLMSTSVNLRSRAVPPLPATSVGSLVLTIPIVIGEETSLCSFIDRLRESVSTIDGEFLKSLQGAQGLQRFLEFVKETHEACSKALFNGAEFLVFNSWCNSGMYNLDFGWGKPIWFPCFGLPISGSVIQLMDDRMGNGIEACVTLEEEIMSMVEHDEELLSLASVDQNIPLQIDSLKSRL; this is encoded by the coding sequence ATGGAGATTGAGATAATATCAAGAGAGTGCATCAAACCCTCTTCTCCAACACCTCAACACCTTAGAACCCACAAGATCTCTCTTATTGATCAATTTAGCGCTCCATTGTTAGGTTCCGTTCTCCTTTTATATCCACCAATTAGCCAAGCTACCTCAATCTCCATCTCCAAGAGATCACAACTGCTcaaacaatctctatcaaagacACTAACTCTTTATTATCCGCTTGCCGGAAGGTTCATTGACAATCTTTCCATTGATTGTAACGATGAGGGACTTTGTTATACGGTGGTTAGAGTTAATTGCGATTTACAAGATTTTTTCAACCAAACTGATATTTGCAAAATACTGCCAAAAGTCCCTAAATTACTGCCAAGGGGAATCACTTTTGGTGATCAAATAACAACAGGTGGTAATGTTGTTATGATTCATGAAAATGTGTTTGCTTGTGGTGGTTTTGCTATAAGCTTACTTTTTTCTCACAACGTATTTGATGCATCTTGTTTAATGGCATTCCTCAAGACTTGGACTGCAATGGCTCAAGGAGGAGTAGCGATACCTCCCGATTTCAGCTGCTCATATTTGTTTCCTCAAAACACTGCATTTCCACAAAATCCGATGGCCTCGACTTTTTCAAGTGCATTTGGTAGAGAAGGTAACTTTGTTTTCAGGAGGTTCTTTTTTGAAGGATCAATTGTAAGAAACCTTAAATCCAAAGCAACAAGCTCTGGAGTGCATAACCCAACACGAGTAGAGGTTGTGCTTGCACTCCTCTTTCGATGTGTCATGTCTGCATTAAAGGCGAAACATGGTGCCCAGAAGTCAGTTTTAATGTCTACTTCAGTGAACTTACGATCTAGGGCTGTGCCACCACTTCCAGCAACAAGTGTGGGAAGTTTAGTTTTGACGATACCCATTGTAATTGGTGAGGAAACAAGTTTGTGTAGTTTCATAGACAGATTGAGGGAAAGCGTATCCACAATCGATGGTGAATTTTTGAAGAGTCTGCAAGGTGCTCAAGGATTGCAGCGATTTTTGGAGTTTGTAAAAGAGACTCATGAAGCATGTTCTAAGGCGTTGTTCAATGGAGCAGAATTCTTAGTGTTTAATAGCTGGTGTAACTCAGGCATGTATAACCTTGATTTTGGTTGGGGGAAACCGATATGGTTTCCATGTTTTGGTCTACCTATTAGTGGATCAGTGATTCAGCTCATGGATGATAGAATGGGTAATGGAATAGAAGCATGTGTGACACTGGAAGAAGAAATCATGTCTATGGTGGAGCATGATGAGGAACTCCTTTCATTGGCCTCCGTTGATCAAAATATTCCTCTACAAATTGATTCATTGAAATCAAGACTTTGA
- the LOC120012406 gene encoding conserved oligomeric Golgi complex subunit 1-like, with protein MRVSLASAEDRASSTAVVGGAGYRDAESLFRTKPISEIRNVEATTNDQIHAKKEELRLLVGNRYRDLIDSADSIVSMKSSCESITANLSSIHRNIFSLSVSPVSDTPKFAFPNPARVKIYGIACRVKYLVDTPENIWGCLDESMFLEAAARYIRAKHVQQSLMNAGDAGPLDSKILSYFPLLQHQWQIVESFKAQISQRSRERLLDRGLGVRAYADALAAVSVIDDLEPKQVLILFLDTRKSWVMQKLGTFVHDASGSVVVSVFYEVLRIIQVSVGQVGELFLQVLNDMPLFYKVILGSPPASQLFGGIPNPDEEVRLWKLFRDKLESVMVMLDKECIAKTCLTWLRDCRVELMNEINGRYLIDAIASGQELAYAEKLIRDTMDSKDVLEGSLEWLKSVFGSEIELPWRRIIELILEDDSDLWDEIFEDAFTQRMKKIIDLRYEDLARVVNVTESVRSVVEMSGDQTDFQAYLSRPSTGGGVWFIDPNAKNSYGVSTLQSQIDENDFRNCLNAYFGPEVTRIRDAVDSCCQTVLDDLLSFLDSPKAAQRLKDLAPYLQDKCYQSLSAMLTEIKKVLDSYCAAMERRSKEGQNLSPAIVIERSLFIGRLLFSFQNHSKHIPVLLGSPRFWAKEIKPAAFDTLPPLSRSTRATDSPTVDSPGRQTPTISRRQTSYATAALLGANESASPTLEELSRIMRDLCIRAHNLWISWLSDELSVILSHALGQDNGLSATAPTPLSGWEETVVKQEDSDVSQSEMKISLPYVPSLYIISFLFRACEEIHRIGGHVLDKSILQKFAARLLEKVTGIYQDFLSTRSQVSEKGVLQVLLDLRFTADILSGGDGNFYDDLSRTPKSKFHFRRKRDENRVKSVMREQLDGLISQLSQKLDPIDWLTYEPYLWENERQSYVRHAVLFGFFVQLNRMYMDTIQKLPTNSESNIMRCSTVPRFKYLPISAPALSSRTTKTSIPAAADNISSRSSWKAYSNGDLSPKIELDDNSNFGVAAPFLKSFMQVGSRFGESTLKLGSILTDGQVGIFKDRSAAAMSTFGDILPVQAAGLLSSFTANRSDS; from the exons ATGAGAGTATCGTTGGCGTCAGCGGAGGACCGTGCGAGCAGCACCGCCGTCGTAGGGGGAGCAGGTTACCGAGATGCCGAGTCTCTCTTCCGCACGAAGCCAATTTCTGAAATCCGAAATGTGGAGGCGACAACCAACGACCAGATCCACGCCAAGAAGGAAGAACTACGTTTGCTCGTTGGCAACCGCTACCGCGATCTCATCGACTCTGCCGACTCCATTGTCTCAATGAAATCCTCATGCGAGTCCATCACTGCCAACTTATCCTCAATTCACCGCAACATATTCTCATTGTCTGTCTCCCCCGTCTCCGACACCCCCAAATTTGCGTTCCCGAACCCTGCTCGCGTAAAGATCTACGGGATCGCCTGCCGCGTCAAGTACTTGGTTGACACTCCCGAGAATATATGGGGCTGCCTGGACGAGTCCATGTTCTTGGAGGCTGCTGCTAGATACATTCGCGCCAAGCACGTCCAACAAAGTCTTATGAATGCGGGTGACGCTGGTCCTCTGGACAGCAAGATCTTGTCCTATTTTCCTCTCTTACAGCACCAGTGGCAAATCGTCGAGAGCTTCAAGGCGCAGATTTCGCAGAGGAGCCGCGAGAGGCTTCTGGATCGTGGTCTCGGGGTCCGTGCATATGCTGATGCATTGGCTGCGGTGTCAGTTATTGATGATCTTGAACCTAAACAGGTACTGATCTTGTTTTTGGATACTAGGAAATCGTGGGTAATGCAGAAATTGGGTACTTTTGTTCATGATGCTAGTGGGTCTGTTGTGGTATCAGTGTTTTATGAAGTTTTGAGGATTATTCAGGTCAGTGTGGGACAGGTAGGAGAGTTGTTTTTGCAAGTGTTGAACGATATGCCTCTGTTTTATAAAGTTATACTGGGTTCACCTCCTGCTTCTCAGTTGTTTGGCGGAATTCCTAACCCTGATGAGGAGGTGAGGTTGTGGAAGTTATTCAGGGATAAGTTGGAGTCAGTAATGGTAATGCTCGATAAAGAGTGCATTGCCAAGACTTGTTTGACGTGGCTGAGGGATTGTCGGGTAGAATTAATGAATGAGATTAATGGAAGGTATTTGATTGATGCCATTGCTAGTGGCCAAGAGTTAGCCTATGCGGAGAAGTTGATACGTGATACCATGGATAGCAAGGACGTGTTGGAGGGGAGTTTAGAGTGGCTCAAGAGTGTTTTTGGGTCTGAGATTGAGTTGCCTTGGCGTAGGATTATAGAACTCATTTTGGAAGATGACTCAGATCTCTGGGATGAGATATTCGAGGATGCTTTCACTCAGAGGATGAAAAAGATTATCGACTTGCGATATGAGGATTTGGCTAGAGTGGTGAATGTGACAGAATCAGTTCGTTCAGTTGTGGAGATGTCTGGAGATCAAACTGACTTCCAGGCTTATCTGAGTAGACCTTCTACAGGTGGTGGGGTTTGGTTTATAGATCCTAATGCTAAGAATTCTTATGGGGTTTCAACTCTTCAATCACAGATCGACGAGAATGATTTCAGGAATTGTCTCAATGCCTATTTTGGTCCTGAAGTTACTCGAATCAGAGATGCAGTAGACAGCTGTTGTCAAACTGTTCTTGATGATCTGCTGAGTTTCTTAGACTCTCCGAAAGCAGCTCAGAGGTTGAAGGACTTGGCACCATATCTACAAGATAAGTGTTACCAAAGCTTGTCGGCCATGTTGACAGAAATCAAGAAGGTGCTTGATAGTTATTGTGCTGCTATGGAAAGGCGCAGTAAGGAAGGTCAGAACTTGTCCCCAGCTATAGTTATAGAAAGATCCCTTTTCATTGGGAGACTCTTGTTTTCATTCCAAAACCACTCAAAACATATTCCGGTATTACTTGGTTCTCCAAGGTTTTGGGCGAAAGAAATTAAACCTGCCGCTTTCGATACGTTACCACCCCTATCGAGGTCGACTAGAGCTACTGATTCTCCCACAGTTGATAGTCCTGGAAGGCAAACACCCACTATCTCTAGAAGACAAACATCATATGCTACTGCTGCTCTGCTTGGAGCCAATGAAAGTGCAAGCCCTACTCTTGAAGAACTGAGTAGAATCATGCGAGATCTTTGCATCAGGGCTCATAACTTGTGGATATCATGGTTATCTGATGAGCTCTCGGTTATTCTTTCCCATGCTCTTGGGCAGGATAATGGACTGTCAGCAACAGCTCCCACTCCCTTGAGC GGCTGGGAAGAGACGGTAGTGAAGCAAGAAGATTCTGATGTAAGCCAATCAGAGATGAAAATATCACTTCCATATGTACCTTCTCTCTATATTATTTCGTTTCTGTTTCGAGCATGTGAAGAAATCCATAGAATTGGAGGCCATGTGCTTGACAAATCAATTTTACAGAAATTTGCTGCAAGACTATTGGAAAAG GTTACTGGTATCTATCAGGACTTTCTTTCTACAAGATCTCAAGTGTCAGAGAAAGGAGTTCTTCAAGTTCTGTTGGACCTGAGGTTTACAGCAGATATTCTTTCTGGTGGTGATGGTAACTTCTACGATGACTTGTCTAGAACTCCTAAGTCAAAATTCCATTTCAGACGGAAGCGGGATGAAAATCGGGTAAAGTCAGTCATGAGAGAGCAACTTGACGGATTAATTAGTCAGCTTTCGCAAAAATTGGATCCAATAGATTGGCTTAC GTATGAGCCATATCTCTGGGAGAATGAGAGGCAGTCATATGTACGACACGCTGTCCTCTTTGGGTTCTTTGTGCAACTCAACCGGATGTACATGGATACGATTCAGAAATTGCCTACTAATTCTGAATCGAACATTATGAGATGCTCCACAGTTCCTCGCTTTAAATACCTTCCAATAAG CGCTCCAGCGTTGTCCTCAAGGACAACAAAGACATCCATTCCAGCCGCTGCTGATAATATTTCTTCTAGAAGTTCCTGGAAAGCTTATTCAAATGGAGATCTTTCTCCAAAGATTGAATTAGATGACAACTCAAATTTTGGGGTTGCAGCACCATTCTTGAAGTCTTTCATGCAG GTTGGCAGCAGATTTGGAGAGAGCACCTTGAAACTGGGATCCATACTAACTGATGGACAGGTGGGTATATTTAAAGACAGATCAGCAGCTGCCATGTCAACATTCGGCGACATTCTACCTGTCCAAGCTGCAGGTCTTCTTTCATCCTTTACGGCTAACAGATCAGATTCCTGA
- the LOC120013398 gene encoding GPN-loop GTPase 3, producing MGYAQLVIGPAGSGKSTYCTNLYQHCETVGRTVHIVNLDPAAENFDYPVAMDIRELISLDDVMEELGLGPNGGLLYCMEHLEDNLDDWLTEELDNYLDDDYLVFDCPGQIELFSHVPVLRNFVEHLKRKNFNVCAVYLLDSQFITDVTKFISGCMASLSAMVQLELPHVNILSKMDLVTNKRDLEDYLNPEPRVLLSELNKRMAPQFAKLNKTLIELVDGYSMVSFIPLDLRKENSIQYVLAQIDNCIQYGEDADVKVKDFDPEDDD from the exons ATGGGCTATGCTCAGCTAGTTATTGGCCCTGCGGGCAGTGGAAAG tCAACGTACTGCACTAATTTGTACCAGCACTGTGAAACTGTTGGAAGGACTGTACATATTGTGAACCTTGATCCTGCTGCTGAGAATTTTGACTACCCTGTGGCCATGG ATATTAGAGAACTCATATCATTAGATGATGTAATGGAGGAGCTTGGATTGGGTCCTAATGGTGGTCTGTTGTATTGCATGGA ACATCTTGAAGACAACCTTGATGACTGGTTGACGGAGGAATTGGACAATTACTTGGATGATGACTATCTAGTTTTTGACTGTCCAG GCCAGATAGAACTTTTTTCACATGTGCCAGTGCTCCGGAACTTTGTGGAGCATTTGAAGCGTaaaaacttcaatgtttgtgcCGTATACTTGCTTGATTCACAG TTCATCACAGATGTGACCAAGTTCATAAGTGGATGCATGGCATCTCTTTCTGCTATGGTGCAGCTTGAATTACCTCATGTCAATATCCTCTCGAAAATGGATCTTGTAACCAACAAAAGGGATCTTGAAGA CTACTTGAATCCAGAGCCTCGAGTTTTGCTGTCAGAGTTGAACAAACGCATGGCCCCTCAATTTGCAAAACTAAATAAAACCTTAATCGAATTG GTTGACGGGTATAGCATGGTGAGCTTTATCCCACTTGACTTGAGGAAGGAGAacag CATTCAATATGTATTGGCTCAAATTGACAACTGCATTCAGTATGGGGAAGATGCTGATGTGAAAGTCAAAGATTTTGATCCAGAGGACGATGATTAG
- the LOC120013399 gene encoding actin-related protein 2/3 complex subunit 4 translates to MASTLRLYLACIRNTLEAAMCLQNFPCQEVERHNKPEVELKTSPELLLNPVLICRNEAEKCLIETSINSLRISLKVKQSDELENILTKKFLRFLSMRAEAFQVLRRKPVQGYDISFLVTNYHCEEMQKHKLIDFIVQFMEDIDKEISELKISVNTRGRLVATEFLKQFI, encoded by the exons ATG GCGAGTACGTTGCGGTTGTATTTGGCGTGCATACGCAACACTCTCGAGGCCGCCATGTGCCTTCAG AACTTTCCATGTCAAGAAGTCGAAAGGCATAACAAGCCAGAGGTTGAATTAAA GACCAGCCCAGAACTTCTGCTAAATCCT GTTCTGATATGTCGAAACGAGGCTGAAAAATGCTTAATAGAAACTTCTATTAATTCCCTGCGCATAAGTCTCAAG GTAAAGCAGTCAGATGAACTTGAAAACATACTAACTAAAAAGTTCTTAAGATTCTTGTCAATGAGGGCAGAAGCATTTCAGGTTTTGAGGAGAAAGCCAGTACAG GGTTATGACATCAGCTTTCTTGTTACAAACTACCATTGTGAGGAGATGCAGAAGCACAAACTCATAGATTTTATTGTGCAATTCATGGAG GATATTGATAAAGAGATAAGCGAATTAAAAATATCAGTAAATACGCGGGGGAGGCTTGTGGCTACAGAGTTTCTGAAGCAGTTTATATAA
- the LOC120013930 gene encoding vicilin-like seed storage protein At2g18540: MAGVSLQCGDCGALLKSVQEAQEHAELTTHSNFSESTEAVLSLVCTTCGKPCRSKTESDLHTKRTGHTEFVDKTSEATKPISLEVQKEAMDTEEALNALSTNQPEEMVVPEVDKKLLEELEAMGFTTARATRALHYSGNNSLDAAVNWIVEHESDPDIDQMPLVPVNSKTEDPKPSLTPEEIKLKAQELRDRARKKKEEEEKKLEREKEKERIRIGKELLEAKRIEEENERKRILALRKAEKEEERRAREKIRQKLEEDKVERRRKLGLPPEDPATVKPAAPVVEEKKSSLPVRPATKAEQMRECLRSLKQNHKDDDAKVKRAFQTLLTYIGNVVKNPDEEKFRKIRLSNQSFQDRVGALRGGIEFLELCGFEKMEDNEFLFLPRNNVDIAVLNSAGSELNSAINNPFFGAL, translated from the exons ATGGCGGGGGTGTCACTGCAGTGCGGGGATTGTGGGGCCCTCTTGAAGTCCGTACAGGAAGCGCAGGAGCACGCCGAGCTCACTACCCACTCCAACTTCTCGGAATCGACGGAGGCCGTTCTCTCTCTCGTTTGCACCACTTGCGGCAAGCCTTGCCGATCCAAAACA GAAAGTGATTTGCATACAAAGAGAACTGGGCATACGGAGTTTGTAGATAAGACTTCAGAGGCAACAAAACCAATAAGTTTGGAGGTTCAAAAGGAGGCCATGGATACAGAAGAGGCTCTTAATGCTCTCAGTACTAACCAGCCTGAAG AAATGGTTGTTCCAGAGGTTGATAAAAAGTTGCTTGAGGAACTTGAAGCAATGGGGTTCACAACTGCACGAGCTACTCGGGCTCTCCATTACTCTG GTAACAACAGTCTTGATGCTGCTGTAAATTGGATAGTTGAACATGAGAGTGACCCAGACATAGACCAAATGCCCTTG GTACCTGTCAACAGCAAAACAGAGGATCCAAAACCTTCTCTCACACCAGAAGAAATAAAGCTCAAAGCACAAGAATTAAG AGACCGAGCTCgtaagaagaaagaggaggaagaaaagaaactggaaagggaaaaggaaaag gAGAGAATTCGAATTGGCAAGGAACTCTTAGAAGCTAAACGAATCGAGGAAGAAAACGAAAGAAAACG TATACTAGCCTTACGTAAAgcagagaaagaggaagagagaagagCTAGAGAGAAGATTCGTCAGAAACTTGAAGAAGACAAG GTTGAAAGAAGAAGGAAGCTTGGATTGCCTCCAGAGGATCCTGCGACTGTAAAACCTGCTGCACCTGTTGTGGAGGAGAAAAAG AGCTCATTGCCTGTTAGGCCTGCTACAAAGGCTGAACAAATGAGGGAGTGCTTGCGATCCCTTAAGCAAAACCATAAG GATGACGATGCCAAAGTGAAGAGAGCTTTTCAGACTCTCTTGACATATATAGGGAATGTTGTCAAAAATCCTGATGAAGAGAAGTTCAGAAAGATCAGACTTAGTAACCAATCCTTTCAG GATAGGGTTGGCGCATTGAGGGGAGGCATTGAGTTCCTTGAGCTTTGTGGGTTTGAGAAGATGGAAGACAATGagtttttgtttcttcctaGGAACAATGTTGACATAGCAGTGCTGAACTCAGCTGGCTCTGAGCTAAATTCAGCAATTAACAATCCTTTTTTCGGGGCTCTGTGA
- the LOC120012644 gene encoding paired amphipathic helix protein Sin3-like 2 — protein sequence MKQVVEEQAMKTAAMKRWSRAQHHHHQYYNYSTTFIRQVHRRFKKTQQPEKLRLYKQIMKDFKYRKIDVQTVVLRIRDLFHGCDDMIASFNFFLVDGRRHCIDARLQESIDFVNKVRIRFRDQEDVYAKFLHVVKQSKTEGLCSGDDMFAEVAALFRDHQDLLDGFRELVGDGDDRESDRIIGDEELVSDDNESEIQQQVSDRIIGDEELESDDHESEIQQQVSDRIIGDEELESDDHESEIQQEVSDRIIGDEELVSDDKESEIQQQVKVSGYHEFLDFVKKVKHRLQNQEHVYANFIDVVSRSKTDLKTLADIFPEIAALFRDHQDLLNAFKELIYGNDSKGKHRDISGLHQQHQQKHERQRKDHSEWGERVATWCRKVRSRMRCSDRYLYFLRCIYHYSRGDIGRNQLLDMVKGYSELKLELNRILEHCESKGGESYWLQPPSEHREVFDETDPRSQLNDQFVCKASHFNFKIPNPSNHERRLFMWEDERLKLDLEKEAVTLATKNIKKGENIHDQVTALNRKCKQLYGKDATTIVAKLGEPKEMVLNQLKNRKETLKSSLKDLKVPS from the coding sequence ATGAAACAAGTTGTGGAAGAGCAAGCAATGAAAACAGCCGCCATGAAACGATGGAGTCGAGCACAGCATCACCACCATCAATACTACAACTACTCTACCACTTTCATCAGACAAGTTCATCGACGATTCAAGAAGACGCAGCAGCCCGAGAAGCTGAGATTGTATAAACAGATCATGAAAGATTTCAAATACAGGAAGATTGACGTCCAGACAGTCGTGCTCAGGATTAGGGATTTGTTCCATGGCTGCGATGACATGATTGCttccttcaattttttcttgGTGGACGGGAGAAGACACTGCATCGACGCTCGCCTGCAGGAATCCATTGATTTTGTGAACAAGGTACGGATTCGGTTTCGGGACCAGGAAGACGTGTATGCCAAGTTTCTTCATGTCGTGAAGCAGAGCAAAACAGAGGGCCTGTGTTCTGGAGATGATATGTTTGCAGAGGTTGCCGCTCTGTTTCGTGATCATCAAGATTTGTTGGACGGGTTCAGAGAATTAGTAGGTGATGGCGATGATCGTGAGAGTGATCGGATTATTGGGGACGAAGAATTGGTATCTGATGATAATGAGAGTGAGATCCAGCAACAAGTGAGTGATCGGATTATTGGGGACGAAGAATTGGAATCTGATGATCATGAGAGTGAGATCCAGCAACAAGTGAGTGATCGGATTATTGGGGACGAAGAATTGGAATCTGATGATCATGAGAGTGAGATCCAGCAAGAAGTGAGTGATCGGATTATTGGGGACGAAGAATTGGTATCTGATGATAAAGAGAGTGAGATCCAGCAACAAGTGAAGGTGAGCGGCTACCATGAATTCCTTGATTTTGTAAAGAAGGTAAAACACCGGCTTCAAAACCAGGAACATGTCTATGCCAACTTCATCGATGTCGTAAGTCGGTCCAAAACAGATCTCAAAACTCTTGCAGACATATTTCCAGAGATTGCAGCTTTGTTTCGTGATCATCAAGATTTGCTCAATGCGTTCAAAGAACTAATATATGGTAATGACAGTAAGGGGAAGCATAGGGATATTTCTGGTTTACatcaacaacatcaacaaaaacacGAACGACAACGGAAGGATCATAGCGAATGGGGTGAGAGGGTAGCTACATGGTGTCGAAAAGTCCGGTCGAGGATGAGGTGCTCTGACAGATACCTATATTTCTTAAGGTGCATTTACCATTACAGCAGAGGAGACATTGGCAGGAACCAGTTACTTGATATGGTTAAGGGTTACTCGGAACTTAAGCTTGAGTTGAATCGAATTCTGGAACATTGTGAGAGCAAAGGTGGAGAGAGCTATTGGCTCCAGCCTCCATCTGAGCACAGAGAAGTGTTTGATGAAACAGATCCGAGATCGCAATTGAATGATCAGTTTGTCTGCAAGGCCAGCCATTTTAATTTCAAGATCCCAAACCCAAGCAACCATGAGAGGAGACTGTTTATGTGGGAAGATGAAAGGCTTAAGTTGGACTTGGAAAAGGAGGCTGTGACATTAGCTACTAAAAATATAAAGAAGGGCGAGAATATTCATGATCAAGTTACTGCTCTCAACAGAAAGTGCAAGCAGCTTTACGGAAAAGACGCGACGACCATAGTTGCCAAATTGGGTGAACCTAAAGAGATGGTTTTGAATCAGTTGAAAAATAGAAAGGAAACTCTAAAATCTTCTcttaaagatctcaaagttccATCATAG
- the LOC120013320 gene encoding E3 ubiquitin-protein ligase SINA-like 10 isoform X2, whose amino-acid sequence MAKFSVGAEEDGEGPSNSCRLKRRRSVSPPSPENQSQEEDQTGATSFMLPPESSNCADGVGSGHIKTSKDVSVIVSLTEPEVLDCAICYEPLTIPVFQCENGHTACSQCCTQLRNKCPSCSLPIGYNRCRAIEKVLESVRLSCQYNPNGCKETMSYSKKRHHEKICIYSPYPCPFPNCSYCGSYKQFSVHFKRKHTVTLRCFAPCSTMERHAYDLEVKTAEGTTLKIHSLAENIQSWEGMPVASGTFLLIPTDFFRADEYATLSVHIYHKGVGSGL is encoded by the exons ATGGCAAAATTCTCAGTGGGTGCTGAAGAAGATGGAGAAGGACCAAGCAACAGCTGCAGACTCAAGAGGAGAAGGTCCGTCTCTCCTCCTTCACCTGAAAATCAAAGTCAAGAAGAAGATCAGACAGGGGCAACTTCTTTTATGTTACCCCCTGAATCTTCAAACTGTGCAGACGGAGTTGGCTCTGGTCATATCAAAACTAGCAAAGATGTTTCTGTTATCGTCTCCTTAACTGAACCTGAAGTGCTTGATTGTGCCATTTGCTATGAGCCCTTGACGATTCCTGTGTTTCAG TGTGAGAATGGGCATACAGCTTGCTCGCAGTGCTGCACCCAGCTTAGGAACAAATGTCCCTCCTGCTCTTTGCCTATTGGCTATAACCGCTGTCGGGCAATTGAAAAGGTTCTGGAATCAGTCAGACTATCATGTCAATACAATCCCAATGGGTGCAAGGAAACAATGTCCTACAGTAAGAAGCGTCATCACGAGAAGATTTGCATCTATTCTCCATATCCATGCCCCTTTCCAAATTGCAGCTACTGTGGTTCATATAAGCAATTCTCAGTACACTTCAAGAGAAAACATACAG TCACTCTGAGATGCTTTGCACCCTGCTCAACAATGGAACGACATGCCTATGACCTTGAGGTGAAAACAGCTGAAGGAACAACTCTTAAAATTCACTCTCTTGCAGAAAACATACAAAGTTGGGAGGGCATGCCTGTTGCTTCAGGGACCTTCCTTCTCATACCAACAGATTTCTTTAGAGCTGATGAGTATGCTACGTTATCTGTGCACATATACCACAAAGGTGTCGGTTCTGGGTTGTAA
- the LOC120013320 gene encoding E3 ubiquitin-protein ligase SINA-like 10 isoform X1 encodes MAKFSVGAEEDGEGPSNSCRLKRRRSVSPPSPENQSQEEDQTGATSFMLPPESSNCADGVGSGHIKTSKDVSVIVSLTEPEVLDCAICYEPLTIPVFQCENGHTACSQCCTQLRNKCPSCSLPIGYNRCRAIEKVLESVRLSCQYNPNGCKETMSYSKKRHHEKICIYSPYPCPFPNCSYCGSYKQFSVHFKRKHTGSVKHFQYNCTFRIQLHQTSDVRLVLQEDKGDLFVIRNDFEILGNAVTLRCFAPCSTMERHAYDLEVKTAEGTTLKIHSLAENIQSWEGMPVASGTFLLIPTDFFRADEYATLSVHIYHKGVGSGL; translated from the exons ATGGCAAAATTCTCAGTGGGTGCTGAAGAAGATGGAGAAGGACCAAGCAACAGCTGCAGACTCAAGAGGAGAAGGTCCGTCTCTCCTCCTTCACCTGAAAATCAAAGTCAAGAAGAAGATCAGACAGGGGCAACTTCTTTTATGTTACCCCCTGAATCTTCAAACTGTGCAGACGGAGTTGGCTCTGGTCATATCAAAACTAGCAAAGATGTTTCTGTTATCGTCTCCTTAACTGAACCTGAAGTGCTTGATTGTGCCATTTGCTATGAGCCCTTGACGATTCCTGTGTTTCAG TGTGAGAATGGGCATACAGCTTGCTCGCAGTGCTGCACCCAGCTTAGGAACAAATGTCCCTCCTGCTCTTTGCCTATTGGCTATAACCGCTGTCGGGCAATTGAAAAGGTTCTGGAATCAGTCAGACTATCATGTCAATACAATCCCAATGGGTGCAAGGAAACAATGTCCTACAGTAAGAAGCGTCATCACGAGAAGATTTGCATCTATTCTCCATATCCATGCCCCTTTCCAAATTGCAGCTACTGTGGTTCATATAAGCAATTCTCAGTACACTTCAAGAGAAAACATACAGGTAGTGTGAAACACTTTCAGTACAACTGCACCTTCCGCATTCAACTACACCAAACTAGTGACGTCCGCCTCGTCCTTCAAGAAGATAAAGGTGACCTATTTGTCATCAGAAATGATTTTGAAATTCTTGGAAATGCAGTCACTCTGAGATGCTTTGCACCCTGCTCAACAATGGAACGACATGCCTATGACCTTGAGGTGAAAACAGCTGAAGGAACAACTCTTAAAATTCACTCTCTTGCAGAAAACATACAAAGTTGGGAGGGCATGCCTGTTGCTTCAGGGACCTTCCTTCTCATACCAACAGATTTCTTTAGAGCTGATGAGTATGCTACGTTATCTGTGCACATATACCACAAAGGTGTCGGTTCTGGGTTGTAA